One Candidatus Nitrososphaera evergladensis SR1 genomic window carries:
- the hisI gene encoding phosphoribosyl-AMP cyclohydrolase, with amino-acid sequence MNVKSANDVDFAKRGGVLPVIVQDRKTKDVLTLVYANREALENTIKTGNAWFWSTSRNKLWMKGEESGNVQPVHEILVDCDSDALLYIVDSDKPMCHTGDRTCFHNVLKQP; translated from the coding sequence ATGAACGTCAAGTCTGCAAACGACGTCGACTTTGCCAAGCGCGGAGGCGTACTTCCCGTGATAGTGCAGGACCGCAAGACAAAGGACGTGCTGACGCTCGTCTACGCCAACAGAGAGGCGCTTGAAAACACGATAAAAACTGGAAACGCTTGGTTCTGGAGCACGTCGCGCAACAAGCTCTGGATGAAAGGCGAAGAATCTGGAAACGTCCAGCCGGTGCACGAGATCTTGGTTGACTGCGACTCGGACGCTTTGCTGTACATAGTAGATTCAGACAAGCCGATGTGCCACACAGGCGACCGGACCTGCTTCCATAATGTACTGAAACAGCCATAG